In a genomic window of Larus michahellis chromosome 3, bLarMic1.1, whole genome shotgun sequence:
- the SNX17 gene encoding sorting nexin-17 yields the protein MHFSIPETETRAGDGGAAYVAYNIHVNGVLHCRVRYSQLLGLHEQLRKEYGANVVPAFPPKKIFTLTPAEVEQRREQLEKYMQAVRQDPTLGGSETFNSFLRKAQQETQQIPTEEVVLEVLLSNGQKVKVTILTSDQTEDVLEAVASKLDLPDDLVGYFSLFLVRETKDGAFSFVRKLQEFELPYVSVTSLHNPEFRIILRKSYWDSSYDDDVMEHRVGLNLLYAQTVSDIEHGWILVNKEQHRQLKSLQEKVSKKEFIRLAQTLKYYGYLKFDPCVTDFPEKGCHVIVSAGNNELNFQVRLPSEQIKEGSFKVTRMRCWRVTSSVPMSNGPSGSSPGKSEVKLELAFEYLMSKDRLQWVTITSPQAIMLSICLQSMVDELMVKKSGGSIRKMFRRRVNGALRRSDSQQAVKSPPLLDSPDASREPMAKLSSKLTSVSLRGISHSSSANDVGANDFHGNYAFEGIGDEDL from the exons aTGCACTTCTCCATCCCCGAGACCGAGACCCGCGCCGGCGACGGCGGCGCCGCCTACgtg GCCTACAACATCCACGTGAACGGGGTGTTGCACTGCCGAGTACGCTAcagccagctcctggggctgcacgAGCAG CTAAGGAAAGAGTATGGCGCCAACGTGGTCCCAGCCTTTCCCCCAAAGAAGATCTTCACACTCACCCCGGCAGAGGTAGAGCAACGGCGGGAGCAGCTGGAGAAATACATGCAGGCTG TTCGGCAGGACCCGACACTGGGAGGCAGCGAGACCTTCAACAGCTTCCTGCGCAAGGCCCAGCAG GAGACACAGCAGATACCCACAGAGGAGGTGGTGCTGGAAGTGCTGCTCTCCAACGGCCAGAAGGTCAAGGTCACCATCCTCACCTCGGACCAGACGGAGGATGTCCTTGAG GCTGTGGCCTCCAAGCTGGATCTGCCGGATGACCTGGTCGGCTACTTCAGCCTCTTCCTAGTGAGGGAGACCAAGGATGGAGCTTTCTCCT TTGTGCGGAAGCTGCAGGAGTTTGAGCTGCCGTACGTGTCCGTCACCAGCCTACACAACCCTGAGTTCAGGATCATCCTGCGCAAGag CTACTGGGACTCCTCCTATGATGACGATGTAATGGAGCATCGCGTGGGGCTGAACTTGCTGTATGCGCAG ACGGTGTCAGACATCGAGCATGGATGGATCCTTGTCAACAAGGAACAGCACCGGCAGCTAAAGTCTCTGCAGGAAAAAGTCTCCAAGAAGGAG TTCATCCGCCTGGCGCAGACCCTGAAGTACTATGGCTATCTCAAGTTCGACCCCTGCGTCACTGACTTCCCGGAGAAGGGGTGCCATGTCATCGTCAGCGCTGGCAACAACGAGCTCAACTTCCAGGTGCGGCTGCCCAGCGAGCAGATCAAGGAAGGCAGCTTCAAGGTCACGCGCATGCGGTGCTGGCGCGTCACGTCCTCG GTGCCGATGAGCAACGGTCCCTCGGGGAGCAGCCCGGGGAAGTCCGAGGTGAAGCTGGAGTTGGCTTTCGAGTATCTAATGAGCAAAGACCGGCTGCAGTGGGTCACCATCACCAGTCCGCAG GCCATCATGCTGAGCATCTGCCTGCAGTCCATGGTGGACGAGCTGATGGTGAAAAAGTCTGGAGGCAGCATCCGCAAG ATGTTTCGCCGGCGGGTGAACGGGGCCCTGCGGCGCTCGGACAGCCAGCAAGCTGTGAAATCGCCCCCGCTGCTG GACTCGCCCGACGCCTCCCGGGAGCCGATGGCCAAACTCTCG AGCAAGCTCACCTCTGTCAGCCTGCGAGGGATCAGCCACTCCAGCTCTGCTAACGACGTGGGCGCTAACGACTTCCATGGCAATTACGCCTTTGAGGGCATTGGCGATGAAGATCTGTAG
- the ZNF513 gene encoding zinc finger protein 513 isoform X2, which yields MPRRKQSHPQPVKGECAAGPGGGGGGGPAVTRGARCVAADAEDGPEETAGAALVLPGDLLLGRGLAFEKGPPDTLVGKITIPAYALSDDDCSSGYQQLSVESDPEEGGEPGPAALPCRQCGLQLAASLGQSCLQCAGAEGGRSQRIVYSCQLCPFASHYSSHLKRHMKTHNGEKPFACPQCAYASAQLVNLTRHLRTHTGEKPYRCTCCSFACSSLGNLKRHERVHSQDKPFQCAACDYRCNQSRNLKRHMLSHRLPKGEGPHRRDKDPEPLLPELSLHVGSGSGPFLPGCARLRGEEAAALPELLFPFTCRMCGLVLDDGFAQDEGLAEQVCGRCSLAVLGTEPGASPRKGTGDKGFACSLCPFVTHYPNHLARHMKTHSGEKPFVCPLCPYASAHLDNLKRHQRVHTGEKPYKCQLCDYACGNLANLKRHGRIHSGDKPFQCSLCSYSCNQSMNLKRHMLRHTGEKPFQCRDCPYTTGHWDNYKRHQKIHGHTAESWVNPRTAKALLAPPAVGTALP from the exons ATGCCCCGGCGGAAGCAGAGCCACCCGCAGCCGGTGAAGGGTGAGtgcgcagcggggccggggggcggcggcggcggcggcccagCGGTGACCCGCGGCGCTCGGTGTGTTGCAGCGGACGCCGAAGACGGCCCCGAGGAGACGGCGGGAGCGGCGCTGGTGCTGCCCGGCGACCTGCTGCTGGGCCGCGGCCTGGCCTTCGAGAAGGGACCGCCAG ACACCCTGGTGGGGAAGATCACCATCCCAGCGTATGCGCTGAGTGACGACGACTGCTCCTCTGGGTACCAGCAGCTGAGCGTGGAGAGTGACCCGGAGGAGGGCGGTgagcccggccccgcggcgctgCCCTGCCGCCAGTGCGGGCTGCAGctggctgccagcctggggcagagctgcctgcagtgTGCTGGTGCCGAGGGGGGCCGCAGCCAGCGCATCGTGtactcctgccagctctgccccttcGCCTCCCACTACTCCAGCCACCTCAAGCGCCACATGAAGACACACAATGGGGAGAAGCCCTTCGCCTGCCCGCAGTGTGCCTACGCCTCTGCCCAGCTGGTCAACCTGACCCGACACCTGCGCACGCACACGGGGGAGAAGCCCTACCGCTGCACGTGCTGCAGCTTcgcctgcagcagcctgggcaacCTCAAACGCCACGAACGAGTCCACAGCCAGGACAAGCCCTTCCAGTGCGCTGCCTGCGACTATCGCTGCAACCAGAGCCGCAACCTGAAGCGGCACATGCTCAGCCACCGCCTGCCCAAAGGCGAGGGGCCGCACCGGCGGGACAAGGACCCAG AaccgctgctgccagagctgagCCTGCACGTGGGCAGCGGCAGCGGCCCCTTCCTGCCCGGCTGCGCTCGGCTGCGGGGTGAGGAGGCGGCCGCGCTGCCCGAGCTGCTCTTCCCCTTCACGTGCCGCATGTGCGGGCTGGTGCTGGACGACGGCTTCGCGCAGGATGAGGGCCTGGCCGAGCAGGTCTGCGGGCGCTGCAGCCTGGCGGTGCTGGGCACCGAGCCGGGCGCCAGCCCCCGCAAGGGCACGGGGGACAAAGGCTTTGCCTGCAGCCTCTGCCCCTTCGTCACCCACTACCCCAACCACTTGGCGCGGCACATGAAGACACACAGCGGGGAGAAGCCGTTTGTCTGCCCGCTCTGCCCCTACGCCTCTGCCCACCTCGACAACCTGAAGCGGCACCAGCGAGTGCACACGGGCGAGAAGCCCTACAAGTGCCAGCTCTGCGACTACGCCTGCGGCAACCTGGCCAACCTCAAGCGTCACGGGCGCATCCACTCGGGCGACAAGCCCTTCCAGTGCAGCCTCTGCAGCTACAGCTGCAACCAGAGCATGAACCTGAAGAGGCACATGCTGCGGCACACAGGCGAGAAGCCCTTCCAGTGCCGGGACTGCCCCTACACCACTGGCCACTGGGACAACTACAAGCGCCACCAGAAGATCCATGGCCACACGGCTGAGAGCTGGGTAAACCCTCGTACTGCCAAAGCCCTCCTGGCCCCTCCAGCCGTGGGCACGGCCCTGCCCTGA
- the ZNF513 gene encoding zinc finger protein 513 isoform X1, protein MPRRKQSHPQPVKGECAAGPGGGGGGGPAVTRGARCVAADAEDGPEETAGAALVLPGDLLLGRGLAFEKGPPADTLVGKITIPAYALSDDDCSSGYQQLSVESDPEEGGEPGPAALPCRQCGLQLAASLGQSCLQCAGAEGGRSQRIVYSCQLCPFASHYSSHLKRHMKTHNGEKPFACPQCAYASAQLVNLTRHLRTHTGEKPYRCTCCSFACSSLGNLKRHERVHSQDKPFQCAACDYRCNQSRNLKRHMLSHRLPKGEGPHRRDKDPEPLLPELSLHVGSGSGPFLPGCARLRGEEAAALPELLFPFTCRMCGLVLDDGFAQDEGLAEQVCGRCSLAVLGTEPGASPRKGTGDKGFACSLCPFVTHYPNHLARHMKTHSGEKPFVCPLCPYASAHLDNLKRHQRVHTGEKPYKCQLCDYACGNLANLKRHGRIHSGDKPFQCSLCSYSCNQSMNLKRHMLRHTGEKPFQCRDCPYTTGHWDNYKRHQKIHGHTAESWVNPRTAKALLAPPAVGTALP, encoded by the exons ATGCCCCGGCGGAAGCAGAGCCACCCGCAGCCGGTGAAGGGTGAGtgcgcagcggggccggggggcggcggcggcggcggcccagCGGTGACCCGCGGCGCTCGGTGTGTTGCAGCGGACGCCGAAGACGGCCCCGAGGAGACGGCGGGAGCGGCGCTGGTGCTGCCCGGCGACCTGCTGCTGGGCCGCGGCCTGGCCTTCGAGAAGGGACCGCCAG CAGACACCCTGGTGGGGAAGATCACCATCCCAGCGTATGCGCTGAGTGACGACGACTGCTCCTCTGGGTACCAGCAGCTGAGCGTGGAGAGTGACCCGGAGGAGGGCGGTgagcccggccccgcggcgctgCCCTGCCGCCAGTGCGGGCTGCAGctggctgccagcctggggcagagctgcctgcagtgTGCTGGTGCCGAGGGGGGCCGCAGCCAGCGCATCGTGtactcctgccagctctgccccttcGCCTCCCACTACTCCAGCCACCTCAAGCGCCACATGAAGACACACAATGGGGAGAAGCCCTTCGCCTGCCCGCAGTGTGCCTACGCCTCTGCCCAGCTGGTCAACCTGACCCGACACCTGCGCACGCACACGGGGGAGAAGCCCTACCGCTGCACGTGCTGCAGCTTcgcctgcagcagcctgggcaacCTCAAACGCCACGAACGAGTCCACAGCCAGGACAAGCCCTTCCAGTGCGCTGCCTGCGACTATCGCTGCAACCAGAGCCGCAACCTGAAGCGGCACATGCTCAGCCACCGCCTGCCCAAAGGCGAGGGGCCGCACCGGCGGGACAAGGACCCAG AaccgctgctgccagagctgagCCTGCACGTGGGCAGCGGCAGCGGCCCCTTCCTGCCCGGCTGCGCTCGGCTGCGGGGTGAGGAGGCGGCCGCGCTGCCCGAGCTGCTCTTCCCCTTCACGTGCCGCATGTGCGGGCTGGTGCTGGACGACGGCTTCGCGCAGGATGAGGGCCTGGCCGAGCAGGTCTGCGGGCGCTGCAGCCTGGCGGTGCTGGGCACCGAGCCGGGCGCCAGCCCCCGCAAGGGCACGGGGGACAAAGGCTTTGCCTGCAGCCTCTGCCCCTTCGTCACCCACTACCCCAACCACTTGGCGCGGCACATGAAGACACACAGCGGGGAGAAGCCGTTTGTCTGCCCGCTCTGCCCCTACGCCTCTGCCCACCTCGACAACCTGAAGCGGCACCAGCGAGTGCACACGGGCGAGAAGCCCTACAAGTGCCAGCTCTGCGACTACGCCTGCGGCAACCTGGCCAACCTCAAGCGTCACGGGCGCATCCACTCGGGCGACAAGCCCTTCCAGTGCAGCCTCTGCAGCTACAGCTGCAACCAGAGCATGAACCTGAAGAGGCACATGCTGCGGCACACAGGCGAGAAGCCCTTCCAGTGCCGGGACTGCCCCTACACCACTGGCCACTGGGACAACTACAAGCGCCACCAGAAGATCCATGGCCACACGGCTGAGAGCTGGGTAAACCCTCGTACTGCCAAAGCCCTCCTGGCCCCTCCAGCCGTGGGCACGGCCCTGCCCTGA
- the ZNF513 gene encoding zinc finger protein 513 isoform X5, with protein MPRRKQSHPQPVKADTLVGKITIPAYALSDDDCSSGYQQLSVESDPEEGGEPGPAALPCRQCGLQLAASLGQSCLQCAGAEGGRSQRIVYSCQLCPFASHYSSHLKRHMKTHNGEKPFACPQCAYASAQLVNLTRHLRTHTGEKPYRCTCCSFACSSLGNLKRHERVHSQDKPFQCAACDYRCNQSRNLKRHMLSHRLPKGEGPHRRDKDPEPLLPELSLHVGSGSGPFLPGCARLRGEEAAALPELLFPFTCRMCGLVLDDGFAQDEGLAEQVCGRCSLAVLGTEPGASPRKGTGDKGFACSLCPFVTHYPNHLARHMKTHSGEKPFVCPLCPYASAHLDNLKRHQRVHTGEKPYKCQLCDYACGNLANLKRHGRIHSGDKPFQCSLCSYSCNQSMNLKRHMLRHTGEKPFQCRDCPYTTGHWDNYKRHQKIHGHTAESWVNPRTAKALLAPPAVGTALP; from the exons ATGCCCCGGCGGAAGCAGAGCCACCCGCAGCCGGTGAAGG CAGACACCCTGGTGGGGAAGATCACCATCCCAGCGTATGCGCTGAGTGACGACGACTGCTCCTCTGGGTACCAGCAGCTGAGCGTGGAGAGTGACCCGGAGGAGGGCGGTgagcccggccccgcggcgctgCCCTGCCGCCAGTGCGGGCTGCAGctggctgccagcctggggcagagctgcctgcagtgTGCTGGTGCCGAGGGGGGCCGCAGCCAGCGCATCGTGtactcctgccagctctgccccttcGCCTCCCACTACTCCAGCCACCTCAAGCGCCACATGAAGACACACAATGGGGAGAAGCCCTTCGCCTGCCCGCAGTGTGCCTACGCCTCTGCCCAGCTGGTCAACCTGACCCGACACCTGCGCACGCACACGGGGGAGAAGCCCTACCGCTGCACGTGCTGCAGCTTcgcctgcagcagcctgggcaacCTCAAACGCCACGAACGAGTCCACAGCCAGGACAAGCCCTTCCAGTGCGCTGCCTGCGACTATCGCTGCAACCAGAGCCGCAACCTGAAGCGGCACATGCTCAGCCACCGCCTGCCCAAAGGCGAGGGGCCGCACCGGCGGGACAAGGACCCAG AaccgctgctgccagagctgagCCTGCACGTGGGCAGCGGCAGCGGCCCCTTCCTGCCCGGCTGCGCTCGGCTGCGGGGTGAGGAGGCGGCCGCGCTGCCCGAGCTGCTCTTCCCCTTCACGTGCCGCATGTGCGGGCTGGTGCTGGACGACGGCTTCGCGCAGGATGAGGGCCTGGCCGAGCAGGTCTGCGGGCGCTGCAGCCTGGCGGTGCTGGGCACCGAGCCGGGCGCCAGCCCCCGCAAGGGCACGGGGGACAAAGGCTTTGCCTGCAGCCTCTGCCCCTTCGTCACCCACTACCCCAACCACTTGGCGCGGCACATGAAGACACACAGCGGGGAGAAGCCGTTTGTCTGCCCGCTCTGCCCCTACGCCTCTGCCCACCTCGACAACCTGAAGCGGCACCAGCGAGTGCACACGGGCGAGAAGCCCTACAAGTGCCAGCTCTGCGACTACGCCTGCGGCAACCTGGCCAACCTCAAGCGTCACGGGCGCATCCACTCGGGCGACAAGCCCTTCCAGTGCAGCCTCTGCAGCTACAGCTGCAACCAGAGCATGAACCTGAAGAGGCACATGCTGCGGCACACAGGCGAGAAGCCCTTCCAGTGCCGGGACTGCCCCTACACCACTGGCCACTGGGACAACTACAAGCGCCACCAGAAGATCCATGGCCACACGGCTGAGAGCTGGGTAAACCCTCGTACTGCCAAAGCCCTCCTGGCCCCTCCAGCCGTGGGCACGGCCCTGCCCTGA
- the ZNF513 gene encoding zinc finger protein 513 isoform X4, with amino-acid sequence MPRRKQSHPQPVKADAEDGPEETAGAALVLPGDLLLGRGLAFEKGPPDTLVGKITIPAYALSDDDCSSGYQQLSVESDPEEGGEPGPAALPCRQCGLQLAASLGQSCLQCAGAEGGRSQRIVYSCQLCPFASHYSSHLKRHMKTHNGEKPFACPQCAYASAQLVNLTRHLRTHTGEKPYRCTCCSFACSSLGNLKRHERVHSQDKPFQCAACDYRCNQSRNLKRHMLSHRLPKGEGPHRRDKDPEPLLPELSLHVGSGSGPFLPGCARLRGEEAAALPELLFPFTCRMCGLVLDDGFAQDEGLAEQVCGRCSLAVLGTEPGASPRKGTGDKGFACSLCPFVTHYPNHLARHMKTHSGEKPFVCPLCPYASAHLDNLKRHQRVHTGEKPYKCQLCDYACGNLANLKRHGRIHSGDKPFQCSLCSYSCNQSMNLKRHMLRHTGEKPFQCRDCPYTTGHWDNYKRHQKIHGHTAESWVNPRTAKALLAPPAVGTALP; translated from the exons ATGCCCCGGCGGAAGCAGAGCCACCCGCAGCCGGTGAAGG CGGACGCCGAAGACGGCCCCGAGGAGACGGCGGGAGCGGCGCTGGTGCTGCCCGGCGACCTGCTGCTGGGCCGCGGCCTGGCCTTCGAGAAGGGACCGCCAG ACACCCTGGTGGGGAAGATCACCATCCCAGCGTATGCGCTGAGTGACGACGACTGCTCCTCTGGGTACCAGCAGCTGAGCGTGGAGAGTGACCCGGAGGAGGGCGGTgagcccggccccgcggcgctgCCCTGCCGCCAGTGCGGGCTGCAGctggctgccagcctggggcagagctgcctgcagtgTGCTGGTGCCGAGGGGGGCCGCAGCCAGCGCATCGTGtactcctgccagctctgccccttcGCCTCCCACTACTCCAGCCACCTCAAGCGCCACATGAAGACACACAATGGGGAGAAGCCCTTCGCCTGCCCGCAGTGTGCCTACGCCTCTGCCCAGCTGGTCAACCTGACCCGACACCTGCGCACGCACACGGGGGAGAAGCCCTACCGCTGCACGTGCTGCAGCTTcgcctgcagcagcctgggcaacCTCAAACGCCACGAACGAGTCCACAGCCAGGACAAGCCCTTCCAGTGCGCTGCCTGCGACTATCGCTGCAACCAGAGCCGCAACCTGAAGCGGCACATGCTCAGCCACCGCCTGCCCAAAGGCGAGGGGCCGCACCGGCGGGACAAGGACCCAG AaccgctgctgccagagctgagCCTGCACGTGGGCAGCGGCAGCGGCCCCTTCCTGCCCGGCTGCGCTCGGCTGCGGGGTGAGGAGGCGGCCGCGCTGCCCGAGCTGCTCTTCCCCTTCACGTGCCGCATGTGCGGGCTGGTGCTGGACGACGGCTTCGCGCAGGATGAGGGCCTGGCCGAGCAGGTCTGCGGGCGCTGCAGCCTGGCGGTGCTGGGCACCGAGCCGGGCGCCAGCCCCCGCAAGGGCACGGGGGACAAAGGCTTTGCCTGCAGCCTCTGCCCCTTCGTCACCCACTACCCCAACCACTTGGCGCGGCACATGAAGACACACAGCGGGGAGAAGCCGTTTGTCTGCCCGCTCTGCCCCTACGCCTCTGCCCACCTCGACAACCTGAAGCGGCACCAGCGAGTGCACACGGGCGAGAAGCCCTACAAGTGCCAGCTCTGCGACTACGCCTGCGGCAACCTGGCCAACCTCAAGCGTCACGGGCGCATCCACTCGGGCGACAAGCCCTTCCAGTGCAGCCTCTGCAGCTACAGCTGCAACCAGAGCATGAACCTGAAGAGGCACATGCTGCGGCACACAGGCGAGAAGCCCTTCCAGTGCCGGGACTGCCCCTACACCACTGGCCACTGGGACAACTACAAGCGCCACCAGAAGATCCATGGCCACACGGCTGAGAGCTGGGTAAACCCTCGTACTGCCAAAGCCCTCCTGGCCCCTCCAGCCGTGGGCACGGCCCTGCCCTGA
- the ZNF513 gene encoding zinc finger protein 513 isoform X3: MPRRKQSHPQPVKADAEDGPEETAGAALVLPGDLLLGRGLAFEKGPPADTLVGKITIPAYALSDDDCSSGYQQLSVESDPEEGGEPGPAALPCRQCGLQLAASLGQSCLQCAGAEGGRSQRIVYSCQLCPFASHYSSHLKRHMKTHNGEKPFACPQCAYASAQLVNLTRHLRTHTGEKPYRCTCCSFACSSLGNLKRHERVHSQDKPFQCAACDYRCNQSRNLKRHMLSHRLPKGEGPHRRDKDPEPLLPELSLHVGSGSGPFLPGCARLRGEEAAALPELLFPFTCRMCGLVLDDGFAQDEGLAEQVCGRCSLAVLGTEPGASPRKGTGDKGFACSLCPFVTHYPNHLARHMKTHSGEKPFVCPLCPYASAHLDNLKRHQRVHTGEKPYKCQLCDYACGNLANLKRHGRIHSGDKPFQCSLCSYSCNQSMNLKRHMLRHTGEKPFQCRDCPYTTGHWDNYKRHQKIHGHTAESWVNPRTAKALLAPPAVGTALP, encoded by the exons ATGCCCCGGCGGAAGCAGAGCCACCCGCAGCCGGTGAAGG CGGACGCCGAAGACGGCCCCGAGGAGACGGCGGGAGCGGCGCTGGTGCTGCCCGGCGACCTGCTGCTGGGCCGCGGCCTGGCCTTCGAGAAGGGACCGCCAG CAGACACCCTGGTGGGGAAGATCACCATCCCAGCGTATGCGCTGAGTGACGACGACTGCTCCTCTGGGTACCAGCAGCTGAGCGTGGAGAGTGACCCGGAGGAGGGCGGTgagcccggccccgcggcgctgCCCTGCCGCCAGTGCGGGCTGCAGctggctgccagcctggggcagagctgcctgcagtgTGCTGGTGCCGAGGGGGGCCGCAGCCAGCGCATCGTGtactcctgccagctctgccccttcGCCTCCCACTACTCCAGCCACCTCAAGCGCCACATGAAGACACACAATGGGGAGAAGCCCTTCGCCTGCCCGCAGTGTGCCTACGCCTCTGCCCAGCTGGTCAACCTGACCCGACACCTGCGCACGCACACGGGGGAGAAGCCCTACCGCTGCACGTGCTGCAGCTTcgcctgcagcagcctgggcaacCTCAAACGCCACGAACGAGTCCACAGCCAGGACAAGCCCTTCCAGTGCGCTGCCTGCGACTATCGCTGCAACCAGAGCCGCAACCTGAAGCGGCACATGCTCAGCCACCGCCTGCCCAAAGGCGAGGGGCCGCACCGGCGGGACAAGGACCCAG AaccgctgctgccagagctgagCCTGCACGTGGGCAGCGGCAGCGGCCCCTTCCTGCCCGGCTGCGCTCGGCTGCGGGGTGAGGAGGCGGCCGCGCTGCCCGAGCTGCTCTTCCCCTTCACGTGCCGCATGTGCGGGCTGGTGCTGGACGACGGCTTCGCGCAGGATGAGGGCCTGGCCGAGCAGGTCTGCGGGCGCTGCAGCCTGGCGGTGCTGGGCACCGAGCCGGGCGCCAGCCCCCGCAAGGGCACGGGGGACAAAGGCTTTGCCTGCAGCCTCTGCCCCTTCGTCACCCACTACCCCAACCACTTGGCGCGGCACATGAAGACACACAGCGGGGAGAAGCCGTTTGTCTGCCCGCTCTGCCCCTACGCCTCTGCCCACCTCGACAACCTGAAGCGGCACCAGCGAGTGCACACGGGCGAGAAGCCCTACAAGTGCCAGCTCTGCGACTACGCCTGCGGCAACCTGGCCAACCTCAAGCGTCACGGGCGCATCCACTCGGGCGACAAGCCCTTCCAGTGCAGCCTCTGCAGCTACAGCTGCAACCAGAGCATGAACCTGAAGAGGCACATGCTGCGGCACACAGGCGAGAAGCCCTTCCAGTGCCGGGACTGCCCCTACACCACTGGCCACTGGGACAACTACAAGCGCCACCAGAAGATCCATGGCCACACGGCTGAGAGCTGGGTAAACCCTCGTACTGCCAAAGCCCTCCTGGCCCCTCCAGCCGTGGGCACGGCCCTGCCCTGA
- the ZNF513 gene encoding zinc finger protein 513 isoform X6, protein MPRRKQSHPQPVKDTLVGKITIPAYALSDDDCSSGYQQLSVESDPEEGGEPGPAALPCRQCGLQLAASLGQSCLQCAGAEGGRSQRIVYSCQLCPFASHYSSHLKRHMKTHNGEKPFACPQCAYASAQLVNLTRHLRTHTGEKPYRCTCCSFACSSLGNLKRHERVHSQDKPFQCAACDYRCNQSRNLKRHMLSHRLPKGEGPHRRDKDPEPLLPELSLHVGSGSGPFLPGCARLRGEEAAALPELLFPFTCRMCGLVLDDGFAQDEGLAEQVCGRCSLAVLGTEPGASPRKGTGDKGFACSLCPFVTHYPNHLARHMKTHSGEKPFVCPLCPYASAHLDNLKRHQRVHTGEKPYKCQLCDYACGNLANLKRHGRIHSGDKPFQCSLCSYSCNQSMNLKRHMLRHTGEKPFQCRDCPYTTGHWDNYKRHQKIHGHTAESWVNPRTAKALLAPPAVGTALP, encoded by the exons ATGCCCCGGCGGAAGCAGAGCCACCCGCAGCCGGTGAAGG ACACCCTGGTGGGGAAGATCACCATCCCAGCGTATGCGCTGAGTGACGACGACTGCTCCTCTGGGTACCAGCAGCTGAGCGTGGAGAGTGACCCGGAGGAGGGCGGTgagcccggccccgcggcgctgCCCTGCCGCCAGTGCGGGCTGCAGctggctgccagcctggggcagagctgcctgcagtgTGCTGGTGCCGAGGGGGGCCGCAGCCAGCGCATCGTGtactcctgccagctctgccccttcGCCTCCCACTACTCCAGCCACCTCAAGCGCCACATGAAGACACACAATGGGGAGAAGCCCTTCGCCTGCCCGCAGTGTGCCTACGCCTCTGCCCAGCTGGTCAACCTGACCCGACACCTGCGCACGCACACGGGGGAGAAGCCCTACCGCTGCACGTGCTGCAGCTTcgcctgcagcagcctgggcaacCTCAAACGCCACGAACGAGTCCACAGCCAGGACAAGCCCTTCCAGTGCGCTGCCTGCGACTATCGCTGCAACCAGAGCCGCAACCTGAAGCGGCACATGCTCAGCCACCGCCTGCCCAAAGGCGAGGGGCCGCACCGGCGGGACAAGGACCCAG AaccgctgctgccagagctgagCCTGCACGTGGGCAGCGGCAGCGGCCCCTTCCTGCCCGGCTGCGCTCGGCTGCGGGGTGAGGAGGCGGCCGCGCTGCCCGAGCTGCTCTTCCCCTTCACGTGCCGCATGTGCGGGCTGGTGCTGGACGACGGCTTCGCGCAGGATGAGGGCCTGGCCGAGCAGGTCTGCGGGCGCTGCAGCCTGGCGGTGCTGGGCACCGAGCCGGGCGCCAGCCCCCGCAAGGGCACGGGGGACAAAGGCTTTGCCTGCAGCCTCTGCCCCTTCGTCACCCACTACCCCAACCACTTGGCGCGGCACATGAAGACACACAGCGGGGAGAAGCCGTTTGTCTGCCCGCTCTGCCCCTACGCCTCTGCCCACCTCGACAACCTGAAGCGGCACCAGCGAGTGCACACGGGCGAGAAGCCCTACAAGTGCCAGCTCTGCGACTACGCCTGCGGCAACCTGGCCAACCTCAAGCGTCACGGGCGCATCCACTCGGGCGACAAGCCCTTCCAGTGCAGCCTCTGCAGCTACAGCTGCAACCAGAGCATGAACCTGAAGAGGCACATGCTGCGGCACACAGGCGAGAAGCCCTTCCAGTGCCGGGACTGCCCCTACACCACTGGCCACTGGGACAACTACAAGCGCCACCAGAAGATCCATGGCCACACGGCTGAGAGCTGGGTAAACCCTCGTACTGCCAAAGCCCTCCTGGCCCCTCCAGCCGTGGGCACGGCCCTGCCCTGA